One segment of Brassica napus cultivar Da-Ae chromosome C3, Da-Ae, whole genome shotgun sequence DNA contains the following:
- the LOC111212143 gene encoding uncharacterized protein LOC111212143 has translation MVCYMERLEEWLPKELEEWKKDRVFAQICKLYENGLGYLARVIHSFLCRELVTYKNHELWFAFARRPLRFSLVEYHAVTGLQCDTSLSRKELVDFEDDGGFWSTVVRRKEGVTILDLWKNHHEAVKKWSNVDRIRQVYMCIIVTMVCARDEKANIPFKYIKLVMDLDNVRKYPWGVASFDLLCESIAKTRDKLKEKTTSYVLDGFSYALQIWAMEAVPKIGKLCGKKLDKGFMNGSKCVNWMGAAKISYGNFNRLENIFTSEDDIYPYISWSGNYEVVENAAFHRADEVGGDRIKVLMRMIRTKHHFSDHIWEFIETPEFFWGLHDKQGEDDEVAENDESAQNDESAQNDEEAPKNDEEDGSDEEFRTPRGSAKRGSRARRERRGSRIVEWKKGSKRFSLLDHNRRRLMKI, from the exons ATGGTATGTTATATGGAAAGGTTGGAGGAATGGCTGCCAAAGGAGTTGGAGGAATGGAAGAAAGATCGGGTTTTTGCTCAGATTTGTAAGTTGTACGAGAATGGTTTGGGTTACTTGGCGAGAGTGATACACAGCTTCTTGTGTAGGGAGCTGGTGACTTACAAAAACCATGAGCTATGGTTTGCCTTTGCGAGGAGACCACTCCGATTTTCTTTGGTAGAGTACCACGCAGTTACCGGGCTTCAGTGCGATACTAGTCTATCACGTAAGGAGTTGGTTGACTTCGAAGATGATGGTGGTTTCTGGAGCACAGTGGTGAGGAGAAAAGAGGGAGTAACTATCTTGGACCTGTGGAAGAATCACCATGAAGCTGTTAAGAAGTGGAGTAATGTTGATCGAATAAGACAGGTGTATATGTGCATCATTGTTACTATGGTTTGCGCGAGAGATGAGAAGGCTAATATCCCCTTCAAGTATATCAAGTTGGTCATGGATCTTGATAATGTTCGAAAGTATCCCTGGGGAGTTGCTTCTTTTGACCTTCTCTGTGAGTCAATAGCTAAAACACGTGACAAACTGAAGGAGAAGACTACTAGTTACGTGTTAGATGGCTTCTCCTACGCCTTGcagatttgggcaatggaagcAGTACCAAAGATTGGAAAGCTCTGTGGAAAAAAACTGGACAAGGGTTTTATGAACGGTTCTAAATGCGTAAACTGGATGGGAGCTGCAAAGATTTCATACGGGAATTTCAATAGGTTGGAGAACATCTTTACATCCGAG GATGACATCTATCCATACATCTCGTGGAGTGGGAATTATGAAGTGGTTGAAAATGCTGCTTTTCACAGAGCTGATGAGGTGGGGGGTGATAGAATTAAGGTTCTCATGAGGATGATACGTACTAAGCATCACTTCAGTGACCATATTTGGGAGTTCATAGAGACACCAGAGTTTTTTTGGGGGCTTCATGACAaacaaggagaggatgatgaaGTAGCTGAGAATGATGAATCAGCTCAGAATGATGAATCAGCTcagaatgatgaagaagctcccaagaatgatgaagaagatgggAGTGATGAAGAATTTCGAACTCCAAGAGGATCAGCGAAGAGAGGCTCCAGAGCTAGAAGGGAAAGAAGAGGCTCCCGGATCGTGGAATGGAAAAAAGGAAGTAAAAGGTTCTCTCTTCTAGACCACAACAGGCGTCGTTTAATGAAGATATGA